Sequence from the Eleginops maclovinus isolate JMC-PN-2008 ecotype Puerto Natales chromosome 14, JC_Emac_rtc_rv5, whole genome shotgun sequence genome:
AGAAGATTGATATACGTTTAATATGTAGAATGTGTATATGGAGCCAGCCGGTGTTTAGCAATCTTAGTACAAACAGAGAGCTAGCCTACTTGTACAAAAACACACCcttaatattttgtttattttccctaCAGTTGGTTTCTGATGATGAGAGTGCCAACATGAGAGCCCTTCCCCTCACTGAAGACACCCCCCCTCTGATTGAGGACAACCAGGCCGTGTTGGAGGACTACACAGATGCTGTAGAATACAGACGTGGCCCGTTGAATCCTGACCTACACCAATCAGAGCCAGATGACAAATCCTCCACATATACTCTCACCAATGTAGTCCCATTACTCACAAACTTCCTGGACGCTTCCTGGAACCCATACTTGGACATCATTCGCCGCCGTCTCAATAACTTCTGCCATGGCAAATCCTTCATCGTGACAGGGGTGACCCTTTCTGGAGGGACCCTCCAACGAGATAACAGGGACCGCCTGGGAATCCCAAAATACTTATGGTTGGCTTACTGCTGCCCGAAGTTTGACCGGAACTCTCCGTATGAGGTGAGGTTCATGTTCCCTAGTTATGGGGGTTATGCACTGAATGAGAAGACTGACCATAGTGTGGTGGAGGTCCCTCTGAAGACTCTGGAGAGCTTCCTGAAGAGCCAGATAGACACAGATAGTGACCTCAATATGTTCTACAAGGGCTGTGTGTCAGAAAGCACCTTCAAGAAGAAGAGAGACTTGACCAGTGTTTCAGTATGAGGGGACATCTTGAGCTAGAAGTACGGGAAAGAGCCTAATTAATAGGCTAGAAACAGTGTTAAGAAGCTCTGGCTTTAcatgtttttgaataaaaatacattatattgcATCGAGCGCACACTTTGATCCAAAGCGACtgacaataagtgcaataaaacaaagattcaAACTAAGGAAAGTGCTGATATATTCACATACCATTGTTAGTGCGGGTGCAAAAGTGAAACTCGAGTAAATActcaaaaacaaagaagcagAACTTGGTGTATTCTGTATTTACAGTCACGAGCAGAATCCTAACTCTtattcctacatttcccatcatgcaacTCTAATACATTCATGGCATGTGTAATTCAAAGAGAATACAAATCACTTGTAGGCTGAATCTGTTGTTGACTACGACCACAACGCACCCTTTAGCGAGCGCTATAAGTCCCCTTACGGCCtgaatgaggaggaggacaacgAGGTGGTGGAAATCTCCATCCAGAAGTTGAAGGAGTTCCTCAGGAGGACAACCTTTGTAGAACAGAACTTTCAGATCTTTGTGGGTGACTCCCCCCCAGGGTCCAGTTACAATAAATAGGCAAATATTATACTAATAACTCTtattcctacatttcccatcatgcaacTCTAATACATTCATGGCATGTGTAATTCAAAGGGAATACACTTCACTTGTAGGCTGAATCAGAGTAAGCCAAGTCCCAGAAATGTCCCTAAACTATTCAGTGCTCAACAAATCAAGGTTCCATGCTTTAATAATTAGCTAATTGATTTCTATAAAGCAAAACTGTCTGTGAGAAAGTAAATATCGCTAATATATGAGAGATATAGGGTGATGAGTGATGAAAATATGTTGTACAATTTGGGTTTCTAGTTTGTAAAATGAGTGTGAATGGATTACATTAAATACTTTGCTTGAGTTGTACATTTCGAACCATTTACATCTGTGAAAAAACatgattgtaaaaaaataaaaagctactGTTTTGTTACGTGCACTGTCTATGAATCTCTAGTGTTGCTTATTTAAACGTATGTCAATGTCCCTTATTCTGTAATGAAATCAATCTGTAAAATTATGTTTCATTAATTAGTTTCTCTGgatgtttttaaattgaaattaaaagttgtatttattggaggaggaattcatttcaaatgtaagacctacaacattttaaaactgcaaGCAAAGGGGATAGGAACCTTTAGTAATAACAATTAAATCCCTCTGTAAGCAATTTAACAGCTGCTACATAACGGCTTCACTGAATAAGACACGCCATTTAGTCAAGTGCTATATGGGGCCAGCGCCAAGCCAAACACAATTCAGaaattgtgtcttttattgGCCGTCCACTATAGCTGTTCCACTAGCTGTGGGTGGACCTTCTGAGGGAATGGTTTTGCATATTGAGCCCTgattacagagagcagagtgTCAAACCTGTGTTAGCTGTTTTAATGAGCTCCATGGACAGCCATAGACGCACATTCAGTAATTCGTAGCAGCTCACATTTTATAGCTTGACTGACAAAACCTCTTGACTATGGCATTTTGGGTGCAGATTTTCCTGCTTGTCAACCTCATAACATCAGCGGTAAGAGGGAGAGTGGAAAAAGAGCTGTCTTCAGAATGCAGACAATTCCTTTACATGGAAACACCACCGACCGGTCTGGAGCACCCCTCCCTCAGGTTCATTTGTCAGCGTTACAACAAGAGGACACGCTACTTGACGCTGTACAACACTGTGGATCATATACCTGTGTACTCTGCGTACACATTCAAACGATCGGCTGGGGAGAAATGCGTGGATGTCCCATGGATGTATGAACCACAGGTAAGGGAAAAAGGGAATGGACATTAGATTCTATAAGCTCTTTAAAAGCTGGACTTcatgctttaaaatgtcaaaatataataaagaaattCAGTCACACACTCTGTCCTATCCTTGTCCTCTCATTTACTCTCTGTCCACACAGCTCTCCACGTATTCTGATACAGATGAGATGCAGCCCTTCCCACGTGGGTACATGCATATGGACTTCGAAGATGCCCAAGCAGTCCTGGACGATTACACAAACGCCGTCCTGTACGAGCGTGGCACCCTAAACCCAGAAGAGCATCAGGATGACCCGGATGACAAGGCCTCCACCTACACGCTCACCAATGTCGTGCCCATGACGCTCGACTTCAACAACAGAGTCTGGAACAAACAGGAGAACATCATCCGCAAACGGCTCAACAACTATTGCCGTGGAACCGCTTACATTGTCACCGGTATTACCACCTCTGGGAAGATGATCCGCCGGGAGAACATGAACCGCGTGGCCGTGCCCACGTACATTTGGTCGGCGTATTGTTGCGTGGACTACGACCACAATGCACCCTTTAGTGAGCGCTATAAGTTCCCATCCTTCGCTCACTACGGCCTGAATGAGGAAGAGGACAACAACGAGGTGGTGGAAATCTCCGTCCAGAAGCTGAAGGAGTTCCTCAGGAAGACAACCTTTGTAGAACCGAACTTTCAGATCTTTGTGTATGACTGTCCGCCCCCAGGGTCCAGTTACAATAAATAGGCAAATATTTAAGGCTTTCTATTCAGCCATTACACTCTGGGTCATGTTCTGTCATCTCTTACTTGCACAGTGGCACACTAACAATGGCTCTGTTAGCAGTTGAATAAAATGGAGTCATTATTCAGCGATTCTATTATTTAAACCTGTTTCTCTCCTACTGTAAAGGTTTGTGACAATAGTCTATGGTCCTTCACATAATCAAGCTCAACCTTCAATTTGAACCACTAGCAACAATACACAACTGAAGACTGAAATGTTTAGCAGTGCTCTTACTGTATTTTACATGAATCCGATGAAAATGTACCTGCCATACCTTATTTGCTGAAATAAACCTTTAACTAAAATGTCTTTGAATAATTTCTTTGATATTTAACTTGATTGATTTCCCATCATGAACCAATCAAATACTATATTAGAGCAGCATCATTATAAGCAGACtaaaaactataataactataattcCCAAACCTTCTCATGGGGTCTCTGCTGTGTTGTTCTGGGACATTTACAGACTTTAAGTCGTCTGTACTGGAATAAAAAGGTTATATTTAGAGGCCAGAGCTGAAACAGACGGCTGATTTGCATTTTCTTTGAAGAAACTGTAGGGTAAGCTCCTTTTCTCATCTGACAAACAGATTGACATTgcaatacatttagttttttctccaaCCTGCATTTGTTACCCACTGTCTCAGAGGTAAACTAAAAAACAAGCTTAAGGCAAAACTCATCTCTAAAGCCTTTTGTGGACAACTTAAAGAAAAGGTCTACGTTTATTATACAAGAGTATCAGGTCGGAATAATTCAGTCCTCTGCAGGTCTTAGTAATATAATGCTCTCCTGGATTGATAACATTCACTCCTCTTGAATTACTGCTACGACACTATTTGAATATATGTAAAAGACTTCACAATGGGAGAGCAGTTTGCACCGAGAACGGATCGGGCTGGAAGGGAGATGTTGACGTAGTTTTGAGAGCGGCTGTACTTGTCAGACAGAAGTGGATTAACAGTTGAGAAAGAGACATACGATCAGACATAGAGAAGTTGAGTGTGTGAGACTGAGGGAAAAAGAGAGCTTCCGTGATGACACCTACATCAGAAAAGCGTGCCTTACCTCTCGCAGCTGTCTTGGCCGTGCTGACTTGTTTGTGGTTCCCGGGGACCCAGGCAGGAGTGGTGGGGGACTTCAACCATGTGGAGCGCTGCAAGGACTCTCTCTACATGGGCACTCCACCCAGAGGCTACCTCAGCACCTCCTATACGAAGATCTGCCAGAGGTACGAGGACAAACCCCGCTTTGTCACCCTGTACGATACCATAAGACACATTCCTATTTATTCTGCCTATACATTCAAAAAGTCCGATGGGGAGAAGAAGGTGGACTTCCCGTGGATGTTTGAGCCCCAGGTGAGTGTTGTTTCAAGCAAACATTAGGATTTTCTATGAGTCTGTGTCAATCGTATTCTATTGTAGATGCTATATACTGTAAATTCGATCGTGCCATATTATAATAATTGAACActatttgtatacatttatcAAGAATTGCATTATGTGTAAAGACAAATACTCATACATACTCCATATATTCACACATAAAAAGCAGTTAGGAAAGCTATGGGAACTATACACTGGTTGCTACTGGCAACAAAGTAAGGTTGAGATAAGCTATTTTATTGGCTGGTGCTGCCTTAACCATTTATGCTCTGATACAtatttatgcaaatgttttttgtgactTGTCTGTATGTAACAAAGTCTCTGAATGAACATTAAACTgcgtctcctcctctctttccctctatAGCTGGCCTCAGAAAAGAGCAGCAGTAACATGGAGCCCTTCCCTCAATCTACAAGCATGCACATGAACTTCGAGGACACACAGGCAGTGCTGGAGGACTACGCTGATGTGGTTCAGTACGAACGCGGCCAGCTGAATCCTGACGAGCATCAGGCTGACCCCCTGGACAAAGCATCCACCTACAGCTTGACGAATGTGGTGCCCCAGATCAGGGAGTTCAACATCGGTCCCTGGGCGGAACACCAGGACCTCATGCGCAAACGTCTCAACAACTACTGCCGCGGCAAAGCCTACGTGGTCACCGGGGTCACCACCTCCGGGCACACGATCCGTCGCAACAACCTGGACCGGGTGGCTGTACCGGAGTACATGTGGTCAGCCTACTGCTGCACCGAGTTTGACCAAAATGCACCGTACTTTGTGCGCTACAAGTTCCCCGTGTTTGCAGCTTACGGGCTGAACGACCGTGTCAACAACCATATGGTGGAAGTTCCTCTGAAGAACCTGGAGAAGTTTCTCAAGGGGAGGATGGATGTGGATAAGAACTTCCAGATTTTCTACAGTGACTGTGTGTCAGATATCTAATGTAATATGGGAGTCAAATGTGGTAAAACATTTCACTGTGGGGAGGTTTTGGATTCGAGAAGCTTAAAATATGCCTGAAACTAAGGTGTTGTAAAATCATGTCCTATATTGTAAGCACTAAATTGGGGAATTGGAGTGAACAAGGAGTGCTAATGTccacattaaaatattattttccccAACAATTATATTCTCTTTTCATCTATTGGTTGTTAGATCTCAAGAAGTATTGTATATCACAATATCCTGGAAActaaatgtgacatttgaaaatgatgtttatTGTTAGACTTACACATCAATAATAAAGacattacaataaaacacaaaagaaagctGTAACTCTTCAGcatatttggttaaaaaattACAAAGAATTGACTGTCGCAAAtcgaataaaaaatatatatatattaaaaggtatttttcattttgtaagtATTTACAATGATGATTGTGTATAGAATTGCCACCACAAAAACATGTCCTATCTAAATCCTGATCCAGACATTTTGATGATTGCCCTACATTCAGGTGACTAAgaacttgaaaaacaaaaatacgtttgacatttttacttaTGTACTGTGTTACATACCCTGAACAGTAAGAGAACAAACCAATGCATTTCCTTTTGAaagtttggaaaaaaatatccaaaatgaTTTCAGatttaataacatttgaatggAGCAATGATAAATGTATCAATTTCTTTCAGCAGTTTGATCTTTAAATTCATTGTAATTACTCATTTCATCCACAAGATGTCACCACAGCTTATTTTAAAtcatacatgtttaaaatgcagGACAAAGTCTGTCCTAATAAGATGATTTCTAGAGTCCGTCctccaaaataataattaatgtgTTAGTCTGAAACAACAATAAGTCTCTAGTTAGTTTATGTTGCTCTGTTGGCAGTCTGAGGCATACACAGATTATAGAATGAACACTGATCCAGAGATGACACCCTCTTCCACGCCACCCATCCCCGCCTCTGCAGCTCCATCTTCTTCAGCTGACATCCATAGTAATGAGGGTCAACTACCAGCAGGTAGCTCCCCTCTCCCCCAGTACACACCCCGAAGATCCCTTTAGAAGAGGTGTCCCTGTCCCCTCCCATCATGACTGGAGATACATGCTTCTCAAAGTGCTGATGGAGCTCTTCCACTGCAACATGCTCCAgctctgctcctccacctctAACATGCACTAACTTACAGGGAACATCATAGAAATAGTCAAGGACCAGGGAGGCTTCGAATGTCCCTATCCACTCCCTGGAGCATGAGAACGAGCCGGGTTTGTCCCCCATGGTGACCAATGCTTTCTGGATATCAGGCAGGCTtggtggaggtgtgtgt
This genomic interval carries:
- the si:dkey-85k7.10 gene encoding endonuclease domain-containing 1 protein, whose product is MTPTSEKRALPLAAVLAVLTCLWFPGTQAGVVGDFNHVERCKDSLYMGTPPRGYLSTSYTKICQRYEDKPRFVTLYDTIRHIPIYSAYTFKKSDGEKKVDFPWMFEPQLASEKSSSNMEPFPQSTSMHMNFEDTQAVLEDYADVVQYERGQLNPDEHQADPLDKASTYSLTNVVPQIREFNIGPWAEHQDLMRKRLNNYCRGKAYVVTGVTTSGHTIRRNNLDRVAVPEYMWSAYCCTEFDQNAPYFVRYKFPVFAAYGLNDRVNNHMVEVPLKNLEKFLKGRMDVDKNFQIFYSDCVSDI
- the LOC134876312 gene encoding uncharacterized protein LOC134876312, producing MASPLVTATVSKSFKDCSHFFYMQSPPAGIKGTNLRRVCQKYADKLRYATLYDSSRRLPLYSAYIFKKSDGKRRMDTPWMYEPQLVSDDESANMRALPLTEDTPPLIEDNQAVLEDYTDAVEYRRGPLNPDLHQSEPDDKSSTYTLTNVVPLLTNFLDASWNPYLDIIRRRLNNFCHGKSFIVTGVTLSGGTLQRDNRDRLGIPKYLWLAYCCPKFDRNSPYEVRFMFPSYGGYALNEKTDHSVVEVPLKTLESFLKSQIDTDSDLNMFYKGCVSESTFKKKRDLTSVSAESVVDYDHNAPFSERYKSPYGLNEEEDNEVVEISIQKLKEFLRRTTFVEQNFQIFQNLLTMAFWVQIFLLVNLITSAVRGRVEKELSSECRQFLYMETPPTGLEHPSLRFICQRYNKRTRYLTLYNTVDHIPVYSAYTFKRSAGEKCVDVPWMYEPQLSTYSDTDEMQPFPRGYMHMDFEDAQAVLDDYTNAVLYERGTLNPEEHQDDPDDKASTYTLTNVVPMTLDFNNRVWNKQENIIRKRLNNYCRGTAYIVTGITTSGKMIRRENMNRVAVPTYIWSAYCCVDYDHNAPFSERYKFPSFAHYGLNEEEDNNEVVEISVQKLKEFLRKTTFVEPNFQIFVYDCPPPGSSYNK
- the ufsp1 gene encoding inactive Ufm1-specific protease 1; translation: MHDVKCLGYSIETNFKMDKKCMGAESEVIDWGESGAEEGKIRKRTESLSKSVHTGLPYPLKHPVKCSLIKGDYLYFHYGCDGQDDRGWGCGYRTVQTMASWICNNCVPLKDKHTPPPSLPDIQKALVTMGDKPGSFSCSREWIGTFEASLVLDYFYDVPCKLVHVRGGGAELEHVAVEELHQHFEKHVSPVMMGGDRDTSSKGIFGVCTGGEGSYLLVVDPHYYGCQLKKMELQRRGWVAWKRVSSLDQCSFYNLCMPQTANRAT